The proteins below come from a single Paenibacillus sp. genomic window:
- the rpoE gene encoding DNA-directed RNA polymerase subunit delta, with the protein MVDVAFEILKAANTPFYYRDLMKEIAQVKGLTDEEAQDVIAQVYTEINIDGRFACVGQNLWGLKRWYPVEKGDEAVAGGAKRPRIINDDDDDDDDLYAEEEEESYDAAEDGEDFDVLDADRDEFLEDEEEEVEELEDEEAVVDDEEAELDEEEEADVEDEEADDFDDFEDDDDK; encoded by the coding sequence ATGGTCGACGTGGCGTTTGAAATTTTGAAGGCGGCCAATACGCCGTTTTATTACCGGGATTTAATGAAAGAAATCGCGCAGGTCAAAGGGCTGACCGACGAGGAAGCGCAGGACGTCATCGCCCAGGTGTACACGGAGATCAACATCGACGGCCGGTTCGCGTGCGTCGGTCAAAATCTGTGGGGCCTCAAGCGCTGGTACCCGGTCGAAAAAGGCGACGAAGCGGTGGCCGGCGGCGCCAAGCGTCCGCGCATCATCAACGACGACGATGACGACGACGACGATCTGTACGCGGAGGAAGAGGAAGAAAGCTACGACGCGGCAGAAGACGGCGAAGATTTCGACGTCTTAGACGCGGATCGCGACGAGTTCCTCGAGGACGAAGAAGAAGAAGTCGAAGAGTTGGAAGACGAAGAAGCGGTCGTCGACGACGAAGAAGCCGAGCTGGACGAGGAAGAAGAGGCGGACGTCGAAGACGAGGAAGCGGATGATTTCGACGATTTCGAAGACGACGACGACAAATAA
- the fba gene encoding class II fructose-1,6-bisphosphate aldolase produces MPLVSMNEFLPKAKANKFAVGQFNMNNLEFAKAITEAAMAEKSPFIFGVSEGALKYMGIEYTVAIAEAAAKQSGLPIALHLDHGSTFEVAMKCIRAGFSSVMFDGSHHSFEENIRLTKEVVKAAHAMGVSVEGELGTIGGVEDDISVDEADAALAKPEEAIRFWEETGVDCVAIAVGTAHGMYKGEVKIRYDIIEEVAKAIPVPIVLHGGSGVPDEAIRLSISAGVGKINVNTENQVACTDAIREVLNKDANVYDPRKYLTPAKNAMVEVVRSKIRLFGSSNQA; encoded by the coding sequence GTGCCGCTTGTTTCGATGAACGAATTTTTGCCGAAGGCGAAAGCGAATAAATTCGCGGTCGGCCAGTTCAACATGAACAACTTGGAGTTTGCGAAAGCCATCACGGAAGCCGCTATGGCGGAAAAATCCCCGTTTATTTTCGGCGTTAGCGAAGGCGCGTTGAAATACATGGGCATCGAATATACGGTCGCGATCGCGGAAGCCGCCGCGAAGCAATCGGGTCTTCCGATCGCGCTCCATCTCGACCACGGAAGCACGTTCGAAGTCGCGATGAAATGTATTCGCGCGGGCTTCTCTTCCGTTATGTTCGACGGTTCTCACCACTCGTTCGAAGAGAACATTCGCCTCACGAAGGAAGTCGTGAAAGCGGCGCACGCGATGGGCGTATCCGTCGAGGGCGAGCTCGGCACGATCGGCGGCGTGGAAGACGACATCAGCGTCGACGAGGCCGATGCCGCATTGGCGAAGCCGGAAGAAGCGATTCGTTTCTGGGAAGAAACGGGCGTAGACTGCGTCGCGATCGCGGTCGGCACGGCGCACGGCATGTACAAAGGCGAAGTGAAAATCCGTTACGATATCATCGAGGAAGTCGCTAAGGCGATTCCGGTTCCGATCGTGCTTCACGGCGGTTCGGGCGTGCCGGACGAAGCGATCCGCCTCTCCATCTCGGCGGGCGTAGGCAAGATCAACGTCAATACGGAAAACCAAGTCGCATGCACCGACGCGATTCGCGAAGTATTGAACAAAGACGCCAACGTGTACGATCCGCGGAAATACCTCACCCCTGCGAAAAACGCGATGGTCGAGGTCGTCCGTTCGAAAATCCGGTTGTTCGGCAGCAGCAACCAGGCGTAA
- a CDS encoding DUF1934 domain-containing protein yields MNEHKRNVRVRLTTVNDGRKTTVDAAGEAYLRGGHTYIRYRETSPDLEGVTTIVKLGAAEIAVIRHGAVRAEQRFVPGAIAVGYYETAQGSFPLETRTARIDVRFEGGVGRATWSYELRVGGAEAGRFQVNLDVQEAEES; encoded by the coding sequence ATGAATGAGCATAAACGGAACGTCCGCGTCCGGCTGACCACCGTGAACGACGGACGGAAAACGACGGTCGATGCGGCAGGCGAAGCGTATTTGCGCGGCGGTCATACGTATATCCGATACCGGGAGACGTCCCCGGATCTCGAGGGCGTCACGACGATCGTGAAGCTGGGCGCGGCGGAAATCGCCGTCATCCGGCACGGCGCGGTGCGCGCGGAGCAGCGGTTCGTGCCCGGGGCGATCGCCGTCGGATATTACGAGACCGCGCAAGGCTCCTTCCCGCTCGAGACGAGAACCGCTCGGATCGACGTCCGCTTCGAAGGCGGCGTCGGCCGCGCGACGTGGTCGTACGAGCTGCGGGTCGGGGGCGCGGAAGCGGGACGATTTCAGGTGAACTTGGACGTGCAGGAGGCGGAAGAATCGTAA
- a CDS encoding response regulator — translation MDKHTVLIVDDQNGIRVLLTEVFSSEGYRTFQASNGKLALEIVREHKPDLVLLDMKIPGMDGLEILKHIKKIDASIKVIMMTAYGELDMIKEATESGALMHFTKPFDIDELRTAVNAELRGDSSYSIWR, via the coding sequence TTGGACAAGCATACCGTACTCATCGTGGACGACCAGAACGGTATCCGCGTGCTGCTCACCGAAGTGTTCAGCAGCGAAGGATATCGGACGTTCCAAGCCTCCAACGGAAAGCTGGCGCTCGAAATCGTCAGAGAGCACAAGCCGGATCTCGTTCTGCTGGACATGAAAATTCCGGGGATGGACGGGTTGGAGATCTTGAAGCACATCAAGAAAATCGATGCCAGCATTAAAGTGATCATGATGACCGCTTACGGCGAGCTCGACATGATCAAAGAAGCGACGGAGTCGGGCGCGCTGATGCATTTCACGAAGCCGTTCGATATCGACGAACTGCGCACGGCGGTGAACGCCGAGCTTCGCGGAGATTCCTCGTACTCCATTTGGAGGTAA
- the argS gene encoding arginine--tRNA ligase yields the protein MVMNALELQKQKVTEALQRAAVKAGLAPEDAVPAIALEVPKEKAHGDLATNFAMQMTKTAKKPPRAIAEALLAELDQAAAGIERAEIAGPGFINLFMDKSYLRGIVVEALQQGEGYGRTDAGKGQKVQVEFVSANPTGSLHLGHARGAAVGDALCNVLDFAGYRVEREYYINDAGNQIANLAYSIEARYKQALGLDAAMPEDGYHGEDIVTFGRELAEAKGDALLSLPDAERFAFFREYGLTRELEKIKRDLERFRVRFDNWFSETSIYTNGLIEPTLAKLRENGHIYEQDGAVWLRTTPFGDDKDRVLIKNDGSYTYLLPDIAYHLDKYSRGYDRMINIWGADHHGYVPRMKAAMEALGEDPAKLTVLIAQMVSLYQGGEKVKMSKRTGKAVTMEDLMDEVGVDATRYFFAMRSTDSHLDFDMDLAVSQSNENPVYYVQYAHARICSVFRQAEEKGVAVPTAEDELDLAPLHSEAAYDLLRKIGEFPQEVAESAESLAPHRIVRYVFELASQFHSFYKAERVLTEDETETRAKLALFLALKHTFVNALRLIGVHAPERM from the coding sequence ATCGTAATGAATGCGTTGGAGCTACAGAAGCAGAAAGTGACGGAGGCGCTGCAGCGGGCGGCCGTGAAAGCGGGGCTCGCGCCCGAGGACGCGGTGCCGGCGATCGCGCTCGAGGTGCCGAAGGAGAAGGCGCACGGCGATCTTGCGACGAATTTCGCGATGCAGATGACGAAGACGGCGAAGAAGCCGCCGCGGGCGATCGCGGAGGCGCTGCTCGCGGAGCTCGATCAAGCCGCCGCGGGCATCGAGCGCGCGGAAATCGCGGGCCCGGGCTTCATTAATTTGTTCATGGACAAGTCGTATCTGCGCGGCATCGTCGTCGAAGCGTTGCAGCAGGGTGAAGGCTACGGCCGCACGGACGCGGGCAAGGGGCAGAAGGTGCAGGTCGAATTCGTCAGCGCGAACCCGACGGGCAGCCTCCACCTCGGCCATGCGCGCGGCGCCGCGGTCGGCGACGCGCTGTGCAACGTGCTCGATTTCGCGGGCTACCGCGTCGAGCGGGAGTACTACATCAACGACGCGGGCAACCAAATCGCGAACCTCGCGTACTCGATCGAGGCGCGCTATAAGCAGGCGCTCGGCCTCGACGCGGCGATGCCGGAAGACGGCTATCACGGCGAGGATATCGTGACGTTCGGCCGCGAACTGGCCGAGGCGAAGGGCGACGCGCTGCTGTCGCTGCCGGATGCCGAACGGTTCGCGTTCTTCCGCGAATACGGTCTTACCCGGGAGCTCGAGAAAATTAAGCGCGACCTGGAACGGTTCCGCGTCCGGTTCGACAACTGGTTCAGCGAGACATCGATCTACACGAACGGGCTCATCGAGCCGACGCTCGCGAAGCTGCGCGAGAACGGGCATATTTACGAGCAGGACGGCGCGGTCTGGCTGCGGACGACGCCGTTCGGCGACGACAAGGACCGGGTGCTGATCAAGAACGACGGCTCGTACACGTACCTGCTGCCGGACATCGCCTACCATCTCGACAAGTACAGCCGCGGCTACGACCGGATGATCAACATTTGGGGCGCCGACCACCACGGCTACGTGCCGCGCATGAAGGCGGCGATGGAGGCGCTCGGGGAAGACCCGGCGAAGCTGACGGTATTGATCGCGCAGATGGTAAGCTTGTACCAAGGCGGAGAGAAGGTCAAGATGTCCAAGCGGACCGGCAAAGCGGTCACGATGGAAGACTTGATGGACGAAGTCGGCGTCGACGCCACCCGCTACTTCTTCGCGATGCGCAGCACCGACTCGCATCTCGACTTCGACATGGACCTGGCCGTGTCCCAATCGAACGAGAACCCGGTGTATTATGTACAGTACGCGCACGCGCGGATCTGCAGCGTGTTCCGCCAAGCCGAGGAGAAGGGCGTCGCCGTGCCGACGGCGGAGGACGAGCTCGATCTAGCGCCGCTCCATTCGGAAGCGGCGTACGATCTATTGCGCAAGATCGGCGAATTCCCGCAGGAAGTCGCCGAATCCGCTGAATCGCTCGCACCGCACCGCATCGTGCGGTACGTGTTCGAGCTGGCCTCCCAATTCCATAGCTTCTACAAAGCGGAACGGGTGCTCACCGAGGACGAGACGGAGACGCGGGCGAAGCTCGCCCTGTTCCTTGCGCTGAAGCACACGTTCGTCAACGCGCTGCGCCTGATCGGCGTGCACGCGCCGGAGCGGATGTAG
- the rho gene encoding transcription termination factor Rho: protein MKLTDLYKLAKSFQIPYYGQMKKKELVFAILRAQAEKSGLMFMQGVLEILPEGFGFLRPINYLPSSEDIYISASQIRKFDLRSGDLVSGKCRPPKESERYFGLLHVTAVNGEDPETASERLHFPALTPLYPQEKIVLETAPDEISTRLMDLFTPVGLGQRGLIVAPPKAGKTLLLKKIANSISKNYPDIKLFILLIDERPEEVTDMQRSVDAEVVSSTFDEVPENHIKVAELVLERALRLVEHKKDVVILLDSITRLARAYNLVIPPSGRTLSGGVDPAAFHRPKRFFGAARNVEEGGSLTILATALVETGSRMDDVIYEEFKGTGNMELHLDRKLAERRIFPAIDIRRSGTRREEVLLTKEELDKVWAIRKSLQDSHEYTEALIKKLAETKTNEEFLKTIETKRGAGGSASGAASSGGSAAGAAAGASGASGARASGERKPRTAVGSPSTRTQ, encoded by the coding sequence ATGAAGCTGACGGATCTGTACAAGCTGGCGAAGTCGTTCCAGATCCCGTATTACGGCCAGATGAAGAAGAAAGAATTGGTGTTCGCCATATTGCGGGCCCAAGCGGAAAAGTCCGGTCTCATGTTCATGCAGGGCGTGCTGGAGATTTTGCCGGAAGGCTTCGGATTCTTGCGTCCAATCAATTATTTGCCCAGCTCGGAAGACATTTATATCTCGGCCTCCCAAATTCGCAAGTTCGATTTGCGGTCGGGCGACTTGGTTTCCGGCAAATGCCGGCCCCCGAAAGAGAGCGAACGGTACTTCGGTTTGCTGCACGTGACGGCGGTCAACGGAGAAGATCCCGAGACGGCGTCCGAACGGCTGCATTTCCCCGCGCTTACCCCTCTGTATCCGCAGGAGAAGATCGTGCTCGAAACCGCCCCCGACGAAATATCCACGCGTCTTATGGATCTATTTACGCCGGTCGGCCTGGGACAACGGGGCCTCATCGTCGCTCCGCCGAAAGCCGGAAAAACGCTGCTTCTGAAAAAAATCGCCAACAGCATTTCGAAAAATTACCCGGACATCAAACTGTTCATTCTCCTCATCGACGAACGTCCTGAAGAAGTGACCGACATGCAGCGTTCCGTGGATGCCGAGGTGGTCTCGTCGACGTTCGACGAAGTGCCGGAGAACCATATCAAAGTGGCGGAGCTCGTGCTTGAACGCGCGCTGCGGCTCGTCGAGCATAAGAAGGACGTCGTCATTTTGCTGGACAGCATCACGCGTCTGGCGAGGGCGTACAACTTGGTCATTCCGCCATCCGGGCGCACGCTGTCCGGCGGCGTCGATCCGGCGGCGTTTCATCGGCCGAAGCGGTTTTTCGGCGCCGCGCGCAACGTCGAGGAAGGCGGCAGCCTGACGATTTTGGCGACGGCGCTCGTCGAAACCGGCTCGCGTATGGACGACGTCATTTATGAAGAATTTAAAGGTACGGGCAACATGGAGCTCCATCTGGACCGCAAGCTGGCGGAGCGCCGCATATTCCCGGCGATCGACATTCGCCGCTCCGGCACGCGCCGCGAGGAAGTGCTGCTGACGAAGGAAGAGCTCGACAAAGTGTGGGCGATCCGCAAGTCGCTGCAGGATTCGCATGAGTATACGGAAGCGTTGATCAAGAAATTGGCGGAAACGAAAACGAACGAAGAATTCCTCAAAACGATCGAAACGAAACGGGGAGCCGGCGGCTCCGCGAGCGGCGCGGCAAGCTCGGGCGGTTCGGCGGCCGGGGCTGCCGCAGGCGCGTCCGGCGCGTCGGGCGCTCGCGCAAGCGGCGAACGCAAGCCGCGCACCGCCGTCGGTTCGCCGTCGACGAGAACGCAATAA
- a CDS encoding CTP synthase, with protein sequence MTKYIFVTGGVVSSLGKGITAASLGRLLKNRGLKVTIQKFDPYINVDPGTMSPYQHGEVFVTDDGAETDLDLGHYERFIDINLSKNSNVTTGKIYSSVITKERRGEYLGGTVQVIPHITNEIKERILRAGRETQPDVVITEIGGTVGDIESLPFLEAIRQMKNDIGRSNVMYIHVTLIPFLKAAGEVKTKPTQHSVKELRSIGIQPQIIVCRTEHPLSDDMKRKIAQFCDVDSDAVVECLDAETLYEVPLMLQAQRLDDIVVRHFGLDVPSADMTEWQDLVRRVKSLSQRTEIAIVGKYVALHDAYLSIVEALGHAGIDNNTEVNIRWVNAEEVYDHNVHELLAGVHGVLVPGGFGDRGIEGKIAAIRYAREQRIPFFGICLGMQVAVIEYARNVLGLRGANSSEIHPATPYAVIDLLPEQKDIENLGGTMRLGLYPCKLDEQSLAYRCYNDELVYERHRHRYEFNNAYRDRMEAAGLRFTGTSPDGRLVEIVELPDHPWFLAVQFHPEFTSRPNRPQPLFREFVSAALRLQQ encoded by the coding sequence ATGACGAAGTATATTTTCGTAACCGGAGGTGTCGTGTCTTCGCTCGGCAAGGGGATCACGGCGGCGTCGCTCGGCAGATTGTTGAAAAACCGGGGACTGAAAGTCACGATTCAAAAATTCGACCCGTACATTAACGTCGACCCGGGCACGATGAGCCCGTACCAGCACGGCGAAGTGTTCGTAACGGACGACGGGGCCGAGACGGACCTCGACCTCGGCCACTACGAGCGCTTCATCGACATCAACCTGAGCAAAAACAGCAACGTCACGACGGGCAAAATTTATTCCTCCGTCATTACGAAAGAGCGCCGCGGCGAATATTTGGGCGGCACCGTGCAGGTCATCCCGCACATCACGAACGAAATCAAGGAGCGCATCCTGCGCGCGGGCCGCGAGACGCAGCCGGACGTCGTCATCACGGAAATCGGCGGCACGGTCGGCGATATCGAGAGCTTGCCGTTCCTCGAAGCGATCCGTCAGATGAAGAACGACATCGGCCGCTCGAACGTCATGTACATTCATGTTACGCTGATCCCGTTCCTGAAAGCGGCCGGCGAGGTGAAGACGAAGCCGACGCAGCACAGCGTCAAGGAGCTCCGCAGCATCGGCATCCAGCCGCAAATCATCGTCTGCCGGACCGAGCATCCGCTCTCCGACGACATGAAGCGGAAGATCGCCCAGTTCTGCGACGTCGACTCCGACGCGGTCGTCGAATGCCTCGACGCCGAGACGCTGTACGAAGTTCCGCTTATGCTGCAGGCGCAGCGGCTCGACGACATCGTCGTGCGCCATTTCGGACTCGACGTGCCGTCCGCGGACATGACCGAATGGCAGGATCTCGTGCGCCGCGTTAAATCGCTGTCGCAGCGGACGGAGATCGCCATCGTAGGCAAATACGTCGCGCTGCATGACGCGTATTTGTCCATCGTCGAAGCGCTCGGCCACGCCGGCATCGACAACAATACCGAAGTCAACATCCGTTGGGTCAACGCGGAAGAAGTGTACGACCATAACGTGCACGAGCTGCTCGCCGGCGTTCACGGCGTGCTCGTGCCGGGCGGCTTCGGCGATCGGGGCATCGAAGGCAAAATCGCGGCGATCCGCTACGCGCGGGAGCAGCGCATTCCGTTCTTCGGCATTTGCCTCGGCATGCAGGTGGCCGTCATCGAGTACGCCCGCAACGTCCTCGGCCTGCGCGGCGCCAACTCGTCGGAGATTCACCCGGCGACGCCGTACGCGGTCATCGATTTGCTGCCGGAGCAGAAGGACATCGAAAACTTGGGCGGCACGATGCGCCTCGGTTTGTACCCGTGCAAGCTGGACGAGCAATCGCTCGCGTACCGCTGCTACAACGACGAGCTCGTCTACGAGCGCCATCGTCATCGGTACGAGTTCAACAACGCATACCGGGACCGCATGGAAGCGGCGGGCCTGCGCTTCACCGGCACGTCGCCGGACGGACGCCTCGTCGAAATCGTCGAGCTGCCGGATCATCCGTGGTTCCTCGCCGTGCAGTTCCATCCGGAATTCACGTCCCGTCCGAACCGGCCGCAGCCGCTGTTCCGCGAGTTCGTCAGCGCGGCGCTCCGGCTTCAACAATAA
- a CDS encoding UDP-N-acetylglucosamine 1-carboxyvinyltransferase, whose product MTEKLMIAGGRPLCGTVTISGAKNSAVALIPAALLAETTVVLDNLPDISDVMIYAELLEELGAKVEYRDGQMTIDPTDLRSKPLPNGNVKKLRASYYLMGALLGRFGEALIGMPGGCNFEPRPIDQHIKGFEALGATVANEHGSVHIRSNGLRGAKIYLDVASVGATINIMLAASRANGVTLIENAAKEPEIIDVATLLSSMGARIKGAGTETIRIEGVKELSGCRHSIIPDRIQAGTYMIAAAATAGDVLVDNVIPKHMEALTAKLQEMGAHVYEMDEAIRVVGKPEYEHVDVKALVYPGFATDLQSPMTSLLTRANGVSILTDYVYSSRFKHVPELQRMGANIRVEGRSAIIQRSVLNGAKVRATDLRAGAALFVAGMMVPNGGVTEITGYDYIRRGYDMLTDNLKRLGAEVWLERE is encoded by the coding sequence ATGACGGAAAAGCTCATGATCGCCGGCGGCCGTCCGCTGTGCGGAACGGTTACGATTAGCGGCGCCAAAAACAGCGCCGTCGCGCTCATCCCGGCCGCGCTGCTGGCAGAGACGACGGTCGTTCTTGATAACTTGCCCGACATCAGCGACGTGATGATTTATGCGGAGCTGCTGGAAGAACTCGGCGCGAAGGTGGAATACCGGGACGGACAGATGACGATCGACCCGACCGACCTCCGTTCCAAACCGCTGCCGAACGGCAACGTAAAAAAGCTGCGGGCTTCTTACTATTTAATGGGCGCGCTGCTCGGACGTTTCGGCGAAGCGCTCATCGGCATGCCGGGCGGCTGCAATTTCGAGCCTCGCCCGATCGATCAACATATTAAAGGTTTCGAAGCGCTCGGAGCGACCGTAGCGAACGAACACGGCTCCGTCCATATTCGTTCGAACGGGCTGCGTGGAGCGAAAATTTATTTGGATGTCGCCAGCGTCGGCGCGACGATTAACATCATGCTCGCCGCCTCGCGGGCGAATGGCGTAACATTGATCGAAAACGCGGCCAAAGAGCCTGAAATCATAGATGTCGCGACGCTGCTCAGCTCGATGGGCGCCCGCATCAAGGGCGCAGGAACGGAAACGATCCGCATCGAGGGCGTCAAAGAACTGAGCGGCTGCCGCCACTCGATCATCCCGGACCGGATCCAAGCCGGAACGTATATGATCGCCGCCGCGGCGACGGCGGGAGACGTGCTCGTAGACAACGTCATTCCGAAACATATGGAGGCGCTCACCGCGAAGCTGCAAGAGATGGGCGCGCACGTCTACGAGATGGACGAAGCGATTCGCGTCGTCGGCAAGCCCGAATACGAGCATGTCGATGTCAAAGCGCTCGTTTATCCAGGGTTCGCCACCGATTTGCAATCGCCGATGACGAGTTTGCTCACGCGGGCGAACGGCGTCAGCATTTTGACCGATTACGTATACTCTAGCCGATTCAAGCATGTGCCGGAGCTGCAGCGCATGGGCGCGAACATTCGGGTCGAAGGCCGTTCCGCGATCATCCAACGGAGCGTGCTGAACGGCGCGAAGGTGCGTGCGACCGATCTGCGGGCCGGGGCCGCGCTGTTCGTCGCCGGCATGATGGTGCCGAACGGAGGCGTAACGGAAATTACCGGTTACGATTACATTCGCCGCGGATACGACATGCTGACGGACAACCTGAAGCGGCTCGGCGCGGAAGTGTGGCTGGAGCGCGAATAG
- a CDS encoding S8 family peptidase has product MESVVFVNMLRQITRKRPGAKRLIVRMSDPADYRAVERAVVKTLSSVRPLPLIRAFSCRGTLSSAFLRRFGGRVAVEEDTPLFVHAFPAQGVGQPVSTDRLAGPFVPPGIRELRVPTVWKRSLGDRVRIGVIDTGVDFLHPDLTPSLARGINLINPRTLPFDDNGHGTHVAGTIAAAGSHGMTGIAPHAELLPVKAFDHRGTAYVSDIVKAIDWCVQQGVDIINMSFGMKHRSESMLEAVRNARRRGVVIVASSGNDGRRGFIDYPARFPQTISVGAIDGKGRIASFSNRGRRIDVYAPGENVLSTWPKGRYYEMNGTSMATAHVTGILALVKAARPHLSPGQLKRIVAAAQVPLPGSATKKTRYPGRIDAVRAFRQLRR; this is encoded by the coding sequence ATGGAAAGCGTCGTCTTCGTCAATATGCTTAGGCAGATCACCCGCAAACGGCCCGGCGCGAAGCGCCTGATCGTCCGCATGTCGGATCCCGCCGACTACCGCGCGGTCGAAAGAGCCGTCGTCAAAACGTTGTCATCCGTTCGGCCGCTCCCCCTGATTCGGGCTTTCTCCTGCCGCGGGACGCTTTCGTCAGCCTTCCTCCGCCGCTTCGGCGGCCGCGTCGCCGTCGAGGAAGACACTCCGCTGTTCGTCCACGCCTTCCCCGCGCAGGGGGTGGGGCAGCCCGTCTCCACCGACCGGCTCGCGGGCCCGTTCGTGCCACCGGGTATTCGGGAGCTTCGCGTGCCGACCGTCTGGAAGCGATCGCTCGGAGACCGGGTCCGGATCGGCGTCATCGATACGGGCGTCGACTTCCTCCACCCCGATCTAACGCCTTCGCTCGCCCGCGGCATCAACCTGATCAACCCCCGGACGCTCCCGTTCGACGACAACGGTCACGGCACTCACGTCGCGGGCACGATCGCCGCCGCCGGAAGCCACGGCATGACGGGCATCGCGCCGCACGCCGAGCTGCTGCCGGTCAAGGCGTTCGACCATCGGGGCACCGCGTACGTCTCGGACATCGTCAAAGCGATCGATTGGTGCGTCCAGCAAGGCGTGGACATCATCAACATGAGCTTCGGCATGAAGCATCGCAGCGAATCGATGCTGGAGGCGGTGCGCAACGCGCGGCGGCGCGGCGTCGTCATCGTCGCCTCGTCGGGCAACGACGGCCGGAGAGGCTTCATCGACTACCCCGCCCGGTTCCCGCAGACGATCAGCGTCGGCGCGATCGACGGGAAGGGCCGCATCGCCTCGTTCAGCAACCGCGGCCGGCGGATCGACGTGTACGCGCCCGGCGAGAACGTGCTCTCGACGTGGCCGAAGGGCCGCTACTACGAAATGAACGGCACATCCATGGCGACCGCGCACGTAACGGGCATTCTGGCGCTCGTCAAAGCGGCGCGCCCGCATTTGTCGCCGGGGCAGCTGAAGCGCATCGTCGCCGCGGCGCAGGTGCCGCTGCCCGGCTCCGCGACAAAAAAGACCCGGTACCCGGGTCGAATCGATGCGGTGCGCGCCTTCCGCCAGCTTCGAAGATGA